Below is a genomic region from Pseudomonadota bacterium.
GAGTCAAGGGCCTCTGACAGAAAACATGTCCGCGGAATATTATCTGACCAAGAGGCTGTCAAACACGCAGCAACACGATCTTGAGAAATACCTTGCTCTTTTAAGCTTACCTTCAACCTTTCTTCGAAGAATTCTAAAAGTTTTTGACATGTTTTGGGCGTATCAAAATCTATTTTTCCTTGATTTTGATAAGCTTCTAAAACAAACGTCATAAGTTTCTTGAGAGAAACTTCAAGATGATTATGACGCAACAGACGAATCACACCAAGAGCTGCGCGCCTTAAAGCAAAAGGATCTTTGGATCCCGTTGGGAACAGACCAAGTCCAAAAAAACCAACCAACGTATCGATTCTGTCTGCTAAAGCAAGAATAATAGACGTTATTCTTTCCTGAGCATTCTCAAAAGTCATTCCGAGCTCATATTGTTCTCTAATTGCCGCACAGACTTCTTTTGCTTCACCTTGGAAAGCAGCATAATAAGATCCCATAATCCCTTGTAATTCAGGAAATTCTTCCACCATTGTACTGACAAGATCAGCTTTTGCGAGTTCACCAGCACGCGCACAATGTTTTAAAATATCATTCTCTTTTAAGCTTCTCTTTTCTAAAATATAAGCGCCAAAAGAGCCACCACATAAAACTTTTAACCTTTCCGACTTATCATAGAGTGACCCAAGCTTATTTTGAAACACGCGCGTTTTTAATTGTACCAGCATATGATCTAAAGAGGTTTTTTGATCTTGTTCCCAAAAAAACAAAGCATCCGATAAACGTGCTCTTAAGACACTTTCGTTGCCTTTTTGAATGATCGTTTTTGCAGATTCTGGAGAAAACCCATTCGTAACGACCACAAAGAAAGGTTCTAAGGCTTGTTCTTCAGGTTTTTTAAGAGAAAAATAACGCTGATGAACCTTCATAGACGTTGTGAGTACTTCCCGTGGTAATTTCATAAAGTCTTTTTCAATTTCTCCTAATAAAGGAATAGGCCATTCGACAAGACCTGTAATTTCTTCAAGCAAATCTTCATCTGCCACGACTTGAAAATTCCGATCTTGCGTAATTTTGAGAACATCTTTCCAGATTTTTTCTTTGCGCTTTTTTTGGTCAAGAAGGACAAAATGTTCTTCAAGCTTCTTTGAATACTCTTCAAAAGAATGAACTTCAAAAGAATTGGGACTTAGGAATAAATGCCCCCGTGTTGTATTCGAGGATGTCACACGCCAAGCACCTTCTCCTATGGTTATTGGAATAATTTGATCCTCAAAAAGCGCGAGCAGACCTCTTATTGGACGGACCCAAGAAAGATCTTGCGCTCCCCAACGCATGGATTTTGGCCAAGGAAAATTCTTAATAAGGCGTTCTATGATTGGGCCTAAAAGATCTTGCACCTTTTTTCCTTTTTCAAAAGAGCGATAAATCCAAAAAGACCCTTTGGGACTTTCTTGGAGGTGGCATTCCTCAAGTGTCTTAATTCCTTGAGATTTTAAAAATCCTTCAACCGCTTGTCTGGGAGCATCCATGCGTGGCCCACGAATCTCTTTTTCAAAATTATCTTGGGATTCTGGCAAACCCGTTACAACAGCCACCAATCGGCGTGGGGATACATATGTGGTAATATCTTTAAAAGAAAGCCTTTCTTCTTTTAAGGCATTCCCTAAAAGATTTTTTAAATTTTCACAGGCATCCTCTTGCATGCGCGCTGGAATTTCTTCAGATAAAATTTCAAAAAAAAATGTTTTCATAGGAATCTCATTTTAAAGGCTCTTGAGACGCAACCCAAGCTTCACAACAAGCCCGTGCAAGATCGCGAACCCGTGCAATATAGGCCGCACGTTCCACAACACTTATTTTGCCACGTGCATCTAAGAGATTAAATATATGGCTTGCCTTAACACAATAATCATAAGCTGGTGTAACGAGGCCCTTCTCAAGAAGAGCGCGTGTTTCACATTCAGCATCTTCAAAACCTTTGAGTAAAAAGTTTGTATTCGCAAATTCAAAGTTAAAAGCAGAAAACTCTTTTTCGCGTCTCAAAAAAATATCCCCATAAGTTATTTCTTGATCCCCTCTTCCGCCATTCCAATTTAACTCATAAACAGAATTTTTGCCTTGTAAAATGAGCGCAATACGCTCAAGCCCATAGGTAAGCTCCACCGAAACAGGATCACAAGGGAGACTTCCCATATATTGAAAATATGTAAATTGACTAATTTCTTGGCCGTTGCACCAAACTTCCCACCCCAATCCGGAAGCTCCTAAGGTGGGACTTTCCCAATCATCTTCAACAAACCGAATATCGTTTTCAGTGAGAGAAAAACCAATTTCTTTTAAACTTTCAAGATAAAGTTCTTGAGAATTTAGAGGAGAAGGCTTTAAGATCACTTGAAATTGATGAAAAGCCTGAAGCCGATTGGGGTTTTCCCCATACCGTCCATCGGAAGGCCTTCGAGAGGGCTGAACAAAAGCAGCGTTCCAAGGTTCTTTTCCGAGCGTTTTAAGCGTGGTTGCCCAATGAAATGTCCCAGCCCCCATTTCAAGGTCATAGGGCTCTAAAATAGCGCACCCTTGCCGCCCCCAAAAAGCTTTTAATTTGAAAATAAGATCTTGAAAAGAAAG
It encodes:
- a CDS encoding glycine--tRNA ligase subunit alpha, with translation MSLSFQDLIFKLKAFWGRQGCAILEPYDLEMGAGTFHWATTLKTLGKEPWNAAFVQPSRRPSDGRYGENPNRLQAFHQFQVILKPSPLNSQELYLESLKEIGFSLTENDIRFVEDDWESPTLGASGLGWEVWCNGQEISQFTYFQYMGSLPCDPVSVELTYGLERIALILQGKNSVYELNWNGGRGDQEITYGDIFLRREKEFSAFNFEFANTNFLLKGFEDAECETRALLEKGLVTPAYDYCVKASHIFNLLDARGKISVVERAAYIARVRDLARACCEAWVASQEPLK
- a CDS encoding glycine--tRNA ligase subunit beta gives rise to the protein MKTFFFEILSEEIPARMQEDACENLKNLLGNALKEERLSFKDITTYVSPRRLVAVVTGLPESQDNFEKEIRGPRMDAPRQAVEGFLKSQGIKTLEECHLQESPKGSFWIYRSFEKGKKVQDLLGPIIERLIKNFPWPKSMRWGAQDLSWVRPIRGLLALFEDQIIPITIGEGAWRVTSSNTTRGHLFLSPNSFEVHSFEEYSKKLEEHFVLLDQKKRKEKIWKDVLKITQDRNFQVVADEDLLEEITGLVEWPIPLLGEIEKDFMKLPREVLTTSMKVHQRYFSLKKPEEQALEPFFVVVTNGFSPESAKTIIQKGNESVLRARLSDALFFWEQDQKTSLDHMLVQLKTRVFQNKLGSLYDKSERLKVLCGGSFGAYILEKRSLKENDILKHCARAGELAKADLVSTMVEEFPELQGIMGSYYAAFQGEAKEVCAAIREQYELGMTFENAQERITSIILALADRIDTLVGFFGLGLFPTGSKDPFALRRAALGVIRLLRHNHLEVSLKKLMTFVLEAYQNQGKIDFDTPKTCQKLLEFFEERLKVSLKEQGISQDRVAACLTASWSDNIPRTCFLSEALDSFLKSEEGETFLTVYRRASHILKESSFDLSESPQREMFQEASELELWNHLQNAQDAFEKGDFHKKDAHFKQAFLILSNLAPTLHSFFEEVQVNSPDAILRENRHRLLKSVVNLFEKLADFSKIEKEGNK